In Micrococcus luteus NCTC 2665, a single window of DNA contains:
- the crtI gene encoding phytoene desaturase family protein, translating to MSARDTALGPRTVVVGGGFAGLATAGLLARDGHRVTLLERGAVLGGRAGRWSEAGFTFDTGPSWYLMPEVIDRWFRLMGTSAAERLDLRRLDPGYRVYFEGHLHEPPVDVRTGHAETLFESLEPGAGRRLRAYLDSASRIYGLAKEHFLYTDFRRPAALAHPDVLRALPALGPQLLGGLRSHVAARFQDPRLRQILGYPAVFLGTSPDRAPAMYHLMSHLDLADGVQYPLGGFAALVDAMAEVVREAGVEIRTGVEATAVEVADRPAPAGRLGRLAARLPRPGAARGDEGRRRRPGRVTGVAWRSDDGAAGRLDADVVVAAADLHHVQTRLLPPGRRVAESTWDRRDPGPSGVLVCVGVRGSLPQLAHHTLLFTADWEDNFGRIERGEDLAADTSIYVSRTSATDPGVAPEGDENLFILVPAPAEPGWGRGGIRVRDGQGWRVDRAGDAQVEAVADRALDQLARWAGIPDLAERIVVRRTYGPGDFAADVHAWRGSLLGPGHTLAQSAMFRPSVRDADVAGLMYAGSSVRPGIGVPMCLISAEVVRDELRHDARRARPAGPGGSGT from the coding sequence ATGAGCGCCCGGGACACCGCTCTCGGCCCGCGCACCGTGGTGGTGGGCGGCGGTTTCGCCGGACTGGCCACGGCGGGCCTGTTGGCCCGCGACGGGCACCGGGTGACGCTGCTGGAGCGCGGCGCCGTCCTGGGCGGCCGTGCCGGACGCTGGTCCGAGGCGGGGTTCACCTTCGATACCGGGCCCTCCTGGTACCTGATGCCCGAGGTGATCGACCGCTGGTTCCGCCTCATGGGGACCTCCGCCGCCGAACGGCTGGACCTGCGCCGTCTGGACCCCGGCTACCGGGTGTACTTCGAGGGGCACCTCCACGAGCCCCCCGTGGACGTGCGCACCGGCCACGCGGAGACGCTGTTCGAGTCCCTCGAGCCCGGCGCCGGGCGCCGGCTGCGGGCCTACCTCGACTCCGCGTCCCGGATCTACGGGCTCGCCAAGGAGCACTTCCTCTACACGGACTTCCGCCGGCCGGCCGCCCTGGCCCACCCGGACGTCCTGCGCGCCCTGCCGGCCCTCGGGCCCCAGCTGCTGGGGGGCCTGCGCTCCCACGTCGCGGCCCGCTTCCAGGACCCCCGGCTGCGCCAGATCCTGGGCTACCCGGCGGTCTTCCTCGGCACGTCCCCCGACCGTGCCCCCGCCATGTACCACCTGATGTCCCATCTGGACCTCGCCGACGGCGTGCAGTACCCCCTCGGCGGGTTCGCGGCCCTCGTGGACGCCATGGCGGAGGTCGTGCGCGAGGCCGGCGTGGAGATCCGCACCGGGGTCGAGGCGACCGCCGTGGAGGTCGCGGACCGTCCCGCCCCCGCCGGCCGCCTCGGACGCCTGGCCGCCCGCCTGCCCAGGCCGGGAGCAGCCCGCGGGGACGAGGGCCGACGTCGCCGCCCGGGCCGGGTGACCGGCGTCGCCTGGCGGTCCGACGACGGCGCCGCGGGACGCCTCGACGCCGATGTGGTGGTGGCCGCCGCGGACCTGCACCACGTGCAGACCCGTCTGCTGCCTCCCGGCCGGCGCGTCGCGGAGTCCACGTGGGACCGGCGCGACCCCGGCCCCTCCGGCGTGCTCGTGTGCGTGGGGGTGCGCGGATCCCTGCCCCAGCTGGCCCATCACACCCTGCTGTTCACGGCGGACTGGGAGGACAACTTCGGGCGCATCGAGCGGGGGGAGGACCTCGCCGCGGACACGTCGATCTACGTCTCGCGCACCTCCGCCACGGACCCGGGCGTGGCCCCGGAGGGCGACGAGAACCTCTTCATCCTCGTCCCGGCCCCCGCCGAGCCGGGGTGGGGGCGCGGCGGCATCCGGGTCCGTGACGGCCAGGGCTGGCGGGTGGACCGCGCCGGGGACGCCCAGGTGGAGGCCGTGGCGGACCGGGCCCTCGATCAGCTGGCCCGCTGGGCCGGGATCCCCGACCTGGCCGAGCGCATCGTGGTGCGGCGCACCTACGGGCCCGGTGACTTCGCCGCGGACGTGCACGCCTGGCGGGGTTCGCTGCTGGGCCCCGGGCACACGCTGGCGCAGTCGGCCATGTTCCGCCCCTCGGTGCGGGACGCGGACGTGGCCGGCCTGATGTACGCGGGCTCCTCGGTGCGCCCGGGAATCGGGGTGCCCATGTGCCTGATCTCCGCCGAAGTGGTCCGGGACGAACTGCGCCACGACGCGCGCAGGGCCCGGCCCGCGGGCCCCGGGGGGAGCGGCACATGA
- a CDS encoding prenyltransferase, which translates to MIRTLFWVSRPVSWVNTAYPFAAAAILTGGLPAWLVVLGVVFFLVPYNLAMYGINDVFDFASDLRNPRKGGVEGSVLGDPAVRRRVLAWSVLLPVPFVAVLAGWSAVRGEWAAVLVLAVSLFAVVAYSWAGLRFKERPFLDAATSATHFVSPAVYGLALAGATPTPALAALLGAFFLWGMASQMFGAVQDVVPDREGGLASVATVLGARRTVLLAAGLYAAAGLLLLATDPPGPLAALLAVPYVVNTLRFRRITDATSGAAHRGWQLFLPLNYVTGFLVTLLLIGWALTRGAAA; encoded by the coding sequence ATGATCCGCACCCTCTTCTGGGTGTCCCGGCCGGTCAGCTGGGTGAACACGGCCTACCCGTTCGCCGCCGCCGCGATCCTGACCGGGGGGCTGCCCGCGTGGCTGGTGGTCCTGGGCGTCGTGTTCTTCCTGGTGCCCTACAACCTGGCCATGTACGGCATCAATGACGTGTTCGACTTCGCCTCGGACCTGCGCAACCCCCGCAAGGGGGGTGTGGAGGGCTCCGTGCTGGGCGACCCCGCGGTGCGCCGCCGGGTGCTGGCGTGGTCGGTGCTGCTGCCCGTGCCGTTCGTGGCCGTGCTCGCGGGCTGGTCCGCCGTGCGGGGCGAGTGGGCCGCCGTGCTGGTGCTCGCGGTGAGCCTGTTCGCGGTGGTGGCGTACTCCTGGGCGGGGCTGCGGTTCAAGGAGCGGCCCTTCCTGGACGCCGCCACCTCCGCCACCCACTTCGTCTCCCCCGCGGTCTACGGCCTCGCGCTGGCCGGGGCGACCCCCACGCCCGCCCTGGCGGCGCTGCTGGGGGCGTTCTTCCTGTGGGGCATGGCCTCGCAGATGTTCGGGGCGGTGCAGGACGTGGTGCCGGACCGGGAGGGGGGCCTGGCCTCGGTGGCCACCGTGCTGGGCGCTCGGCGCACCGTCCTGCTCGCCGCCGGCCTGTACGCGGCGGCGGGCCTGCTGCTGCTGGCCACCGACCCGCCGGGCCCGCTCGCGGCGCTGCTGGCCGTGCCCTACGTGGTGAACACCCTGCGCTTCCGCCGCATCACGGACGCCACCTCGGGCGCGGCCCACCGCGGCTGGCAGCTGTTCCTTCCGCTGAACTACGTGACCGGCTTCCTCGTGACCCTGCTGCTGATCGGGTGGGCGCTGACCCGGGGGGCGGCGGCATGA
- the crtYh gene encoding C50 carotenoid gamma-cyclase subunit beta CrtYh, whose amino-acid sequence MTFLDLVLVFVGFALAVLVGAALVGRVRGEHLRAVAATLVALWALTAVFDNVMIAAGLFDYGHELLVGAYVGQAPVEDFAYPLGSALLLPALWLLLTSRRADRRGRRPGRRPHPDDR is encoded by the coding sequence GTGACCTTCCTCGACCTCGTCCTCGTCTTCGTGGGCTTCGCCCTGGCCGTGCTCGTGGGCGCCGCCCTCGTCGGCCGCGTGCGGGGCGAGCACCTGCGGGCCGTGGCGGCCACCCTGGTGGCCCTGTGGGCCCTCACGGCGGTCTTCGACAACGTGATGATCGCCGCGGGGCTCTTCGACTACGGCCATGAGCTGCTGGTGGGTGCCTACGTGGGCCAGGCGCCCGTGGAGGACTTCGCCTACCCGCTCGGCTCCGCCCTGCTGCTGCCGGCGCTCTGGCTGCTGCTGACGAGCCGTCGTGCCGATCGGCGCGGCCGTCGGCCGGGACGCCGCCCCCACCCGGACGATCGCTGA
- a CDS encoding DEAD/DEAH box helicase, which translates to MATADSGDVLPHLRTEAIRAVVGPTSADRGFAVAASGAVGRLRYDAATGRLSASVQGTAPSPYRVQVQLQEAYDDAAEDGAGALMEPVGGRCTCPVGTDCKHVAAALYQVVRLDADQALDDARRKLAEMVTTADALPAPAGRGHDDGGPAGIDAPAADGAAPPPPAGLDWRRVMEPLAGLHGPRRVGTPPALAIGVELVAESSRNAFQQWGPATAGEEQVREGRPLYVTVRPLKRGAKGTWIKGGLTWKAFQFPRAEFAPAQERAMRLIWRQVQAEDSYPGDAWFGLHVFDSPRIWQLLAEAREVGVELVPLGLLTDVVLEAPVAVGLDVTRAPDGGLDVAPSLDPAPPGPGLSGVHAVGGIGFYRVELTDEEAVLHLIPAARPVPEAVQQLVLAGEPVRVPAADREEFLGRIYPRLRGALPVTSGDASVELPEFEPPVLRLRADFRPGHELVLRWSWLYFDPPRELGLDAGGDPLRDTRHEDAVLRAVAELWPRAGRAEEQVLEGVGAARFSEQVLPLLQRADHVRVDVTGDRPDYRELKAAPRIEVGTKATQNDWFDLGVQVSVDGHVLPFVELFTALVQGRTTLILADGSYLGLDHPAFDRLRALLSEAATLQEWTPEHTPVSRHQVGFWEDLKELADEVDEDPEWTAAVGRLAAVERLPEAPRPAGLKADLRPYQEEGLRWLAFLWEQDLGGILADDMGLGKTVQTLALFAHARQARPERPPFLVVAPSSVVSVWAAEAEKFTPDLDVRVLDTTSRKRGTAVADEVAGADVVVTSYTLLRIDAGQYGGLDWGGVVFDEAQFLKNRAAKVHTVARDLRAPFRLAITGTPMENSLSDLWALLGVVVPGLFPSHRRFRETYVTPIETGGDPERMAALRRRVRPFMLRRSKELVAKDLPSKQEQILQVELEPAHRKLYDRVLQRERRKVLGLLGDMDGNRFTIFKSLTLLRMLALAPQIVDDQYASVPSSKLERFLDDLTEVIGEGHRVIVFSQFTSFLRVIAEELDHLEIEHAYLDGSTRGRADVIRGFREGEAPVFLISLKAGGFGLTLTEADYVFLMDPWWNPAAEAQAVDRAHRIGQERTVMVYRLVSEGTIEEKVLELQWRKAELFGALMDESDDSGAGAFTDSLTAEDIREMLGAEE; encoded by the coding sequence ATGGCCACTGCAGATTCCGGAGACGTCCTGCCGCACCTGCGCACCGAGGCCATCCGCGCCGTCGTCGGGCCCACCAGCGCGGACCGCGGCTTCGCCGTGGCCGCGTCGGGCGCCGTGGGGCGCCTGCGCTACGACGCCGCCACCGGCCGTCTGAGCGCCTCCGTCCAGGGCACCGCGCCCAGCCCCTACCGGGTGCAGGTGCAGCTGCAGGAGGCCTACGACGACGCCGCCGAGGACGGCGCCGGCGCCCTCATGGAGCCGGTGGGCGGGCGCTGCACGTGCCCGGTCGGGACGGACTGCAAGCACGTGGCCGCCGCGCTCTACCAGGTGGTCCGCCTCGACGCCGACCAGGCCCTCGACGACGCCCGCCGCAAGCTCGCCGAGATGGTCACCACGGCGGACGCGCTGCCCGCGCCCGCCGGACGGGGCCACGACGACGGCGGCCCGGCCGGCATCGACGCCCCGGCCGCGGACGGGGCGGCACCCCCACCCCCTGCCGGCCTGGACTGGCGACGGGTCATGGAGCCGCTGGCCGGACTCCACGGCCCGCGCCGGGTGGGCACGCCGCCCGCGCTGGCGATCGGCGTGGAGCTCGTGGCCGAGTCCTCCCGCAACGCGTTCCAGCAGTGGGGCCCGGCGACCGCCGGGGAGGAGCAGGTGCGCGAGGGCCGCCCGCTGTACGTGACCGTGCGCCCGCTCAAGCGCGGGGCCAAGGGGACGTGGATCAAGGGCGGGCTGACGTGGAAGGCGTTCCAGTTCCCGCGCGCCGAGTTCGCCCCCGCCCAGGAGCGGGCGATGCGCCTGATCTGGCGTCAGGTCCAGGCCGAGGACTCCTACCCGGGCGACGCCTGGTTCGGTCTGCACGTCTTCGACTCCCCGCGGATCTGGCAGCTGCTCGCGGAGGCCCGCGAGGTCGGGGTGGAGCTCGTGCCGCTGGGGCTGCTGACGGACGTGGTGCTGGAGGCGCCCGTCGCCGTCGGGCTGGACGTCACCCGCGCCCCCGACGGCGGTCTGGACGTGGCCCCGTCCCTGGACCCGGCCCCGCCCGGCCCCGGGCTGAGCGGTGTGCACGCCGTGGGAGGCATCGGCTTCTACCGCGTGGAGCTCACGGACGAGGAGGCCGTGCTCCACCTGATCCCCGCCGCACGCCCCGTCCCCGAGGCCGTGCAGCAGCTCGTGCTCGCCGGCGAGCCCGTGCGCGTGCCCGCCGCGGACCGCGAGGAGTTCCTCGGCCGGATCTACCCGCGGCTGCGTGGCGCCCTGCCCGTGACCAGCGGCGACGCCTCCGTGGAGCTGCCCGAGTTCGAGCCGCCCGTGCTGCGGCTGCGCGCCGACTTCCGACCCGGCCACGAGCTCGTGCTGCGCTGGTCCTGGCTCTACTTCGACCCGCCCCGCGAACTCGGCCTCGACGCCGGCGGCGACCCCCTGCGGGACACCCGGCACGAGGACGCGGTGCTGCGCGCCGTGGCCGAGCTCTGGCCGCGCGCCGGCCGTGCGGAGGAGCAGGTCCTCGAGGGCGTGGGCGCCGCCCGGTTCTCCGAGCAGGTGCTGCCGCTGCTGCAGCGCGCGGACCACGTGCGCGTGGACGTCACCGGCGACCGCCCCGACTACCGCGAGCTGAAGGCCGCCCCGCGCATCGAGGTCGGCACGAAGGCCACGCAGAACGACTGGTTCGACCTCGGCGTGCAGGTCTCCGTGGACGGGCACGTGCTGCCGTTCGTGGAGCTCTTCACCGCGCTCGTGCAGGGCAGGACCACGCTGATCCTCGCGGACGGCTCCTACCTGGGCCTCGACCACCCCGCCTTCGACCGGCTGCGCGCCCTGCTCTCCGAGGCCGCCACCCTGCAGGAGTGGACCCCGGAGCACACCCCCGTCTCACGGCACCAGGTCGGCTTCTGGGAGGACCTCAAGGAGCTCGCGGACGAGGTGGACGAGGACCCGGAGTGGACCGCCGCCGTCGGGCGTCTGGCCGCCGTCGAGCGCCTCCCCGAGGCCCCGCGCCCCGCCGGCCTGAAGGCCGACCTGCGCCCCTACCAGGAGGAGGGCCTGCGCTGGCTCGCGTTCCTGTGGGAGCAGGACCTCGGCGGGATCCTGGCCGACGACATGGGCCTGGGCAAGACCGTCCAGACCCTCGCGCTCTTCGCCCACGCACGCCAGGCCCGGCCCGAGCGGCCGCCGTTCCTCGTGGTCGCGCCGAGCTCCGTGGTGTCCGTGTGGGCGGCCGAGGCCGAGAAGTTCACCCCGGACCTCGACGTGCGCGTCCTGGACACCACCAGCCGCAAGCGCGGCACCGCCGTGGCGGACGAGGTGGCGGGGGCGGACGTGGTGGTCACCAGCTACACGCTCCTGAGGATCGACGCCGGCCAGTACGGCGGACTGGACTGGGGCGGGGTGGTCTTCGACGAGGCGCAGTTCCTGAAGAACCGCGCCGCGAAGGTGCACACGGTGGCCCGCGACCTGCGCGCCCCCTTCCGGCTGGCCATCACCGGCACGCCGATGGAGAACTCCCTCAGCGACCTGTGGGCGCTGCTGGGCGTCGTCGTGCCGGGCCTGTTCCCGAGCCACCGCCGGTTCCGCGAGACCTACGTGACCCCCATCGAGACCGGGGGGGACCCTGAGCGGATGGCGGCCCTGCGCCGCCGCGTGCGCCCGTTCATGCTGCGCCGCTCCAAGGAGCTCGTGGCGAAGGACCTGCCGTCCAAGCAGGAGCAGATCCTCCAGGTGGAGCTCGAGCCGGCCCACCGCAAGCTCTACGACCGCGTGCTCCAGCGCGAGCGCCGCAAGGTGTTGGGCCTGCTCGGGGACATGGACGGCAACCGGTTCACCATCTTCAAGTCGCTCACGCTGCTGCGGATGCTCGCGCTGGCGCCGCAGATCGTCGACGACCAGTACGCCTCCGTGCCCAGCTCGAAGCTCGAGCGGTTCCTCGACGACCTCACCGAGGTGATCGGCGAGGGGCACCGCGTGATCGTGTTCAGCCAGTTCACGAGCTTCCTGCGGGTGATCGCCGAGGAGCTGGACCACCTGGAGATCGAGCACGCGTACCTCGACGGCTCCACGCGCGGGCGCGCCGACGTGATCCGCGGCTTCCGCGAGGGCGAGGCGCCGGTGTTCCTGATCTCCCTGAAGGCGGGCGGCTTCGGCCTGACCCTCACCGAGGCGGACTACGTGTTCCTCATGGATCCCTGGTGGAACCCCGCCGCGGAGGCGCAGGCCGTGGACCGGGCGCACCGGATCGGGCAGGAGCGGACCGTGATGGTCTACCGGCTCGTGTCCGAGGGGACGATCGAGGAGAAGGTGCTCGAGCTGCAGTGGCGCAAGGCCGAGCTGTTCGGCGCGCTCATGGACGAGTCCGACGACTCCGGCGCCGGCGCCTTCACCGACTCCCTCACCGCCGAGGACATCCGGGAGATGCTCGGCGCCGAGGAGTGA
- a CDS encoding aminotransferase class I/II-fold pyridoxal phosphate-dependent enzyme, translating to MRRPPRSSTAAPASTAAPAPAPTTPTFVPSARSQVPPFTVMSILGRVAALRAAGHDVVSLCAGEPGGGAPPAVAGHYRRWYGLDVRPEQVAITTGSSGAFMLGFLAAFSPGERVLLSRPGYPAYRNILTALGVEVVDVDVDAGTRYQPTVAHLEAALAEGPVAGLVLASPANPTGTMVSADELAELARWCEERGVRLVSDEIYHGIVHTDGQGPGACAWRTSRTALVVSSFSKYWGMPGWRLGWMLMPEDLAGAIDGLAGSVALCPPAAAQRAAVEAFGEDAYAFCEEQAGGFTATRGVVLAALPRLGWADAAPADGAFYLWARLAPGMLAEFGSAVGYCAALLEEAGVALTPGDDFDAVHGPEFVRLSFAAGPEAVHEALERIAAWHAARGLA from the coding sequence ATGCGTCGCCCGCCCCGTTCCAGCACCGCCGCCCCCGCCAGCACCGCCGCCCCAGCCCCTGCCCCCACCACCCCCACCTTCGTGCCGTCCGCCCGGTCGCAGGTGCCGCCGTTCACGGTGATGAGCATCCTTGGCCGGGTCGCCGCACTGCGTGCTGCCGGCCACGACGTCGTCAGCCTGTGCGCGGGGGAGCCGGGCGGGGGCGCCCCGCCCGCCGTCGCCGGCCACTACCGCCGCTGGTACGGGCTCGACGTGCGCCCCGAGCAGGTCGCGATCACCACCGGCTCCTCGGGGGCGTTCATGCTCGGCTTCCTCGCGGCGTTCTCCCCGGGGGAACGCGTGCTCCTGTCGCGCCCCGGTTACCCCGCGTACCGCAACATCCTCACGGCGCTCGGGGTGGAGGTGGTGGACGTGGACGTCGACGCCGGCACCCGCTACCAGCCCACGGTCGCCCACCTGGAGGCGGCGCTCGCGGAGGGCCCGGTCGCGGGGCTCGTGCTCGCCTCCCCGGCCAATCCCACGGGCACGATGGTCAGCGCCGACGAGCTCGCCGAGCTCGCCCGCTGGTGCGAGGAACGCGGTGTGCGGCTCGTCTCGGACGAGATCTACCACGGCATCGTGCACACGGACGGGCAGGGGCCCGGCGCCTGCGCATGGCGCACCTCCCGCACCGCGCTCGTGGTCAGCTCGTTCTCCAAGTACTGGGGCATGCCCGGCTGGCGGCTGGGCTGGATGCTCATGCCGGAGGACCTCGCCGGCGCGATCGACGGGCTCGCCGGCTCCGTGGCCCTGTGCCCGCCCGCGGCGGCGCAGCGCGCGGCGGTCGAGGCATTCGGCGAGGACGCCTACGCGTTCTGCGAGGAGCAGGCCGGCGGCTTCACGGCGACGCGCGGCGTCGTGCTGGCCGCCCTGCCCCGGCTCGGCTGGGCCGACGCCGCCCCCGCCGACGGCGCCTTCTACCTGTGGGCCCGCCTCGCCCCGGGCATGCTGGCGGAGTTCGGCAGCGCCGTCGGCTACTGCGCCGCCCTGCTGGAGGAGGCCGGCGTCGCGCTGACCCCCGGCGACGACTTCGACGCCGTCCACGGGCCCGAGTTCGTCCGCCTCTCCTTCGCAGCCGGCCCGGAAGCCGTCCACGAGGCGCTCGAGCGGATCGCCGCCTGGCACGCGGCGCGCGGCCTGGCCTGA
- the crtX gene encoding C50 carotenoid glucosyltransferase CrtX has translation MPGAHPVTPARPTVSVVVPVLDDAEHLRVCLALLAAQSRPALEVVVVDNGCVDDSAVLARAAGARVVREPRRGVPAAAAAGLDAAVGELLVRCDADTRMPADWLERIVARFDADPGLDALTGPGTFHDQPGLRGQVRAALYTGTYRWGAGAAVAATPVWGSNCALRAEAWQAVRTRVHRERGDVHDDLDLSFQLALAGRRIRFDPDLRVEVAGRIFHSLRQRVRQGRMAVTTLQVNWARLSPGRRWLRRAARAHPRSRWGRGPDGQSRD, from the coding sequence GTGCCGGGGGCGCACCCGGTGACCCCGGCCCGCCCCACGGTCTCCGTGGTCGTCCCGGTGCTCGACGACGCCGAGCACCTGCGCGTGTGCCTCGCGCTGCTGGCCGCCCAGAGCCGGCCGGCGCTGGAGGTGGTGGTGGTGGACAACGGCTGCGTGGACGACTCGGCGGTGCTCGCCCGCGCCGCCGGCGCGCGGGTGGTGCGCGAGCCGCGCCGCGGGGTCCCGGCCGCGGCGGCCGCCGGCCTGGACGCCGCGGTCGGGGAGCTGCTGGTGCGCTGCGACGCCGACACGCGGATGCCCGCGGACTGGCTCGAACGGATCGTGGCCCGGTTCGACGCCGACCCCGGGCTCGACGCCCTCACCGGGCCGGGGACCTTCCACGACCAGCCCGGCCTCCGGGGACAGGTGCGGGCGGCGCTCTACACCGGCACGTACCGCTGGGGGGCGGGCGCCGCGGTGGCGGCCACCCCCGTCTGGGGCTCCAACTGCGCCCTGCGCGCCGAGGCGTGGCAGGCTGTGCGGACCCGCGTCCACCGCGAACGCGGGGACGTGCACGATGACCTGGACCTGTCCTTCCAGCTGGCCCTGGCCGGCCGCCGGATCCGGTTCGATCCGGACCTGCGGGTGGAGGTCGCCGGGCGCATCTTCCACTCCCTGCGCCAGCGGGTGCGGCAGGGCCGGATGGCGGTCACCACCCTGCAGGTCAACTGGGCCCGACTGTCCCCCGGGCGGCGTTGGCTGCGCCGGGCGGCCCGGGCACACCCCCGGTCCCGCTGGGGGCGTGGCCCCGACGGTCAGTCCCGGGACTGA
- the crtYg gene encoding C50 carotenoid gamma-cyclase subunit alpha CrtYg has product MGADPGGGGMIYLLALLGVIGCMLLVDRRFELFLWHRPLPALLVLAAGVAYFFAWDLWGIAEGVFLHRQSPYMTGVMLAPQLPLEEGFFLLFLSQITMVLFTGALRLLRGRRGDARAATAADPTDRGSR; this is encoded by the coding sequence GTGGGCGCTGACCCGGGGGGCGGCGGCATGATCTACCTGCTGGCCCTGCTGGGTGTCATCGGCTGCATGCTGCTGGTGGACCGGCGCTTCGAGCTGTTCCTGTGGCATCGCCCGCTCCCGGCGCTGCTGGTGCTGGCCGCCGGGGTGGCCTACTTCTTCGCCTGGGACCTGTGGGGGATCGCCGAAGGCGTGTTCCTGCACCGGCAGTCGCCCTACATGACCGGGGTGATGCTCGCCCCCCAGCTGCCCCTGGAGGAGGGGTTCTTCCTGCTCTTCCTCAGCCAGATCACGATGGTGCTGTTCACCGGGGCGCTGCGCCTGCTGCGCGGCCGGCGAGGTGACGCCCGTGCCGCGACGGCGGCCGATCCGACCGACCGGGGGAGCCGGTGA
- a CDS encoding SDR family oxidoreductase, translating to MASTQPSPVPAGATPAPHTSPLGLSLPEGRGRRVLVTGATGYVGGRLIPELLAAGFDVRAGARNPSDLADRPWSDSIEAVELDLTEADLVEAAMQDVHTVLYLVHSMGGGGDFVAQEQRIADIVGTAADTAGVAQLVYLSGLHPDTIPVAELSDHMRSRALVAERLERAATPALTFEAGVIIGSGSTSFEMIRHLAERLPVMPGPSWLKNRVEPLAIRDVLYYLLQACALPEPVQLRAQIGNGHPQSFASVLVDYAKAAGLSRRIVIPTPLPLKTLAGFWIGMVTPIPVAVALPLAASLAEEAVVEDRSVRDLIPDPPGGLTSYMDAVRLALKREKEGPLDVTFDADLQSSAGPAAPLPSDPEWAGTTVYTDERERESDLPAQEVWPVIESVGGANGWYSTPLLWKIRGLMDKLVGGPGLTRGRRDPDHLRRGDVVDWWRVEDVEPGRRLTLRAEMKAGGRAWLQLATEPREGGGSVYRQRAVFMPDGLLGRAYWTAILPFHAVVFPEMAANILAEAQRRHEGGERPRTRGLLRSLVDRLPLRRNPLDRRARDADGAQSRD from the coding sequence ATGGCGTCCACACAGCCCTCCCCCGTCCCCGCCGGTGCCACGCCGGCGCCCCACACCTCCCCCCTCGGCTTGTCCCTGCCGGAAGGCCGGGGCCGTCGCGTCCTCGTCACCGGTGCCACCGGGTACGTGGGCGGGCGCCTCATCCCCGAGCTGCTCGCCGCCGGCTTCGACGTCCGGGCCGGCGCCCGCAACCCCTCCGACCTCGCGGACCGGCCGTGGTCGGACAGCATCGAGGCGGTGGAGCTCGACCTCACCGAGGCGGACCTCGTCGAAGCCGCCATGCAGGACGTGCACACCGTGCTCTACCTCGTGCACTCCATGGGCGGGGGCGGCGACTTCGTGGCCCAGGAGCAGCGGATCGCGGACATCGTGGGCACCGCCGCGGACACGGCCGGCGTGGCCCAGCTCGTCTATCTCTCCGGCCTGCACCCGGACACGATCCCCGTCGCGGAGCTGTCCGACCACATGCGCTCCCGCGCGCTCGTGGCCGAACGTCTCGAGCGGGCGGCGACCCCGGCGCTGACGTTCGAGGCCGGGGTGATCATCGGCTCGGGCTCCACCTCGTTCGAGATGATCCGCCACCTCGCCGAGCGGCTGCCCGTGATGCCCGGCCCGTCCTGGCTGAAGAACCGGGTGGAGCCGCTGGCGATCCGCGACGTCCTGTACTACCTGCTGCAGGCCTGCGCCCTCCCGGAGCCCGTGCAGCTGAGGGCCCAGATCGGCAACGGACATCCCCAGTCGTTCGCGAGTGTGCTGGTGGACTATGCCAAGGCCGCCGGCCTGTCCCGGCGCATCGTGATCCCCACCCCGTTGCCCTTGAAGACCCTGGCGGGCTTCTGGATCGGCATGGTGACCCCCATCCCGGTCGCGGTGGCCCTGCCCCTGGCCGCATCGCTCGCCGAGGAGGCGGTCGTGGAGGACCGCTCGGTCCGCGACCTCATCCCGGACCCGCCGGGCGGGCTGACCTCCTACATGGACGCCGTGCGGCTGGCGCTGAAGCGGGAGAAGGAGGGCCCCCTGGACGTCACCTTCGACGCGGACCTCCAGAGCTCCGCGGGCCCGGCCGCCCCCCTGCCCTCGGATCCCGAGTGGGCCGGCACCACGGTCTACACGGACGAGCGCGAGCGCGAGTCCGACCTGCCCGCGCAGGAGGTGTGGCCGGTGATCGAGTCGGTGGGCGGCGCGAACGGATGGTATTCGACCCCGCTGCTGTGGAAGATCCGCGGGCTGATGGACAAGCTGGTCGGCGGGCCCGGCCTGACCCGCGGCCGGCGGGACCCGGACCACCTGCGACGCGGCGACGTGGTGGACTGGTGGCGGGTGGAGGACGTGGAGCCGGGGCGGCGGCTGACGCTGCGGGCGGAGATGAAGGCCGGCGGGCGGGCCTGGCTGCAGCTGGCCACCGAGCCGCGGGAGGGCGGGGGCTCCGTCTACCGCCAGCGGGCGGTCTTCATGCCGGACGGCCTGCTCGGACGCGCCTACTGGACCGCCATCCTGCCCTTCCACGCCGTGGTGTTCCCGGAGATGGCCGCGAACATCCTGGCCGAGGCCCAACGCCGGCACGAGGGCGGCGAGCGTCCCCGCACCCGCGGCCTGCTGCGGTCGCTGGTGGACCGGCTGCCCCTGCGTCGCAACCCGCTGGACAGGCGAGCGCGCGACGCCGACGGCGCTCAGTCCCGGGACTGA